In Nitrospirota bacterium, one DNA window encodes the following:
- the truA gene encoding tRNA pseudouridine(38-40) synthase TruA, which translates to MRYIKLLLAYDGSNYQGWQSQKSGNTIQDILRKRIMDIAGNEIRLSGASRTDAGVHALGQVAIFNTKSALTTDVLIRALNAKLPEDIRILGIEETDELFHPRFDAMKKRYIYFISLGRNESAFLHKYRWQIKTILDLNAMKEAALLLTGEHDFSSFRGAGCSAKTTVRHISALEIKALDAMDFMTVSIRGDWIRISIEANAFLRHMVRNIVGTLVEVGKGRIAVKDISAILNARDRTKAGPTAPACGLFLERIYY; encoded by the coding sequence ATGAGATATATAAAACTATTGCTTGCATACGACGGCTCTAATTACCAGGGATGGCAATCTCAAAAATCGGGCAATACGATCCAGGACATACTTAGAAAACGTATTATGGACATTGCCGGAAACGAGATTCGGCTTTCAGGTGCCAGCAGAACAGATGCAGGCGTACATGCGCTTGGACAAGTAGCTATCTTCAATACCAAATCCGCCCTGACAACAGATGTCCTGATAAGGGCATTGAATGCAAAGCTTCCGGAAGACATCAGGATTCTCGGTATAGAAGAAACAGATGAATTATTCCATCCGCGCTTTGATGCGATGAAAAAAAGATATATCTATTTTATAAGCTTAGGCAGAAACGAGTCGGCCTTTCTTCATAAATACCGATGGCAGATAAAAACAATCCTCGATCTTAATGCGATGAAAGAAGCAGCCTTGCTCCTGACAGGTGAACACGATTTTTCCTCTTTCAGGGGAGCGGGCTGCAGTGCAAAAACCACGGTGCGGCATATTTCTGCACTGGAGATTAAGGCTCTTGATGCGATGGATTTTATGACCGTTTCGATAAGGGGTGACTGGATCAGGATATCCATAGAGGCCAACGCATTTCTCAGACATATGGTCAGAAATATCGTCGGAACTCTCGTAGAGGTCGGCAAGGGCAGGATTGCCGTCAAGGATATCAGCGCGATACTCAATGCACGGGATAGAACAAAAGCCGGCCCTACCGCTCCTGCTTGCGGACTATTTCTTGAGAGGATTTATTACTGA
- a CDS encoding HD domain-containing protein: protein MDPLSIINKYFDTSSVVLDILVEHSSMVVSKALAVAENVRHLSPDLNFIREAAMLHDIGIIWVDAPQLGCYGEMPYICHGYLGRTLLENEGFPLHALVCERHVGTGIITADIERFNLPLPKRDMQPVTLEEKIICYADKFYSKRIGQLQHEKSAAQARAELQKFGAEKLEAFDELHRLFSNKSSQEIVRKQER, encoded by the coding sequence ATGGACCCACTCAGTATCATAAATAAATATTTCGATACCAGTTCAGTTGTCCTTGATATTCTTGTTGAGCACAGCAGTATGGTTGTGTCGAAGGCCCTTGCTGTTGCTGAAAATGTTAGGCATCTATCTCCTGATCTTAATTTTATCAGGGAAGCAGCTATGCTTCATGACATCGGTATCATTTGGGTGGATGCCCCTCAGCTCGGCTGCTATGGGGAAATGCCCTATATTTGTCATGGGTATTTAGGAAGAACGCTTCTTGAAAATGAAGGGTTTCCGCTGCATGCTCTTGTCTGTGAAAGACATGTCGGCACTGGAATTATCACAGCTGATATTGAGAGGTTTAACCTTCCGCTTCCGAAACGGGATATGCAGCCTGTGACCCTCGAAGAAAAAATTATCTGCTATGCTGATAAGTTCTATTCAAAAAGAATTGGCCAGCTGCAGCACGAAAAATCAGCAGCTCAGGCAAGAGCGGAACTACAGAAGTTTGGGGCTGAAAAGCTGGAGGCCTTTGATGAACTGCATCGGCTTTTCAGTAATAAATCCTCTCAAGAAATAGTCCGCAAGCAGGAGCGGTAG
- a CDS encoding SRPBCC family protein, which translates to MIIKNKILLSAPPEKIWGLITDPMLMKTWNPRITAVVPITLGKPKANSQYRIRYRLAAKESNFLAEILEYEDRARIALHFSGGNLPKKGFIQEIYEMFPDSKGTLLKQTVLIEKSGMGMAGRLSLRMRNIMGAASGKRYLSLLRELAEGSS; encoded by the coding sequence GTGATCATTAAAAACAAAATACTTCTTTCTGCCCCGCCAGAAAAGATCTGGGGCCTTATTACTGATCCCATGCTCATGAAGACCTGGAACCCAAGGATAACGGCTGTCGTGCCGATAACCCTCGGAAAACCGAAGGCAAATTCTCAATATCGGATTCGGTATAGGCTGGCAGCGAAAGAGAGCAATTTTCTCGCAGAAATCCTTGAGTATGAGGACCGTGCGCGTATTGCGCTTCACTTTTCAGGCGGCAATCTGCCGAAGAAAGGCTTTATTCAGGAGATCTATGAGATGTTTCCTGACAGCAAGGGAACTCTGCTGAAGCAAACCGTTCTTATTGAGAAAAGCGGTATGGGGATGGCCGGCAGATTATCGCTGAGAATGAGAAATATTATGGGTGCGGCTTCAGGCAAAAGATACCTTTCCCTCCTGAGGGAGCTTGCTGAAGGTTCTTCCTGA
- a CDS encoding CBS domain-containing protein — protein sequence MFVSDWMTRKVITITPDSSVSEAVKLMKEKKIKHIPVVKDERLKGIISDRDIREFSPSKATSLDVYELHYLLATTKVKELMKTKVFTITPDSPVEEAAMLMYDNSIGSLPAIENSRVAGIISDRDIFRVLVDITGVRHGGHRIAVMVDDRPGSVREVADIIRKYGFSLQSILTSYEKAAKGYRNVVIRCSGEGKFGALKSELMGTFKGVKIDKG from the coding sequence ATGTTCGTTTCCGACTGGATGACAAGAAAGGTGATCACCATAACTCCTGACAGCAGCGTTTCCGAAGCAGTCAAGCTCATGAAGGAGAAGAAGATAAAGCATATCCCTGTGGTAAAGGACGAGAGGCTTAAGGGTATCATATCGGACAGGGATATCAGGGAGTTCAGTCCGTCCAAGGCGACATCACTCGATGTGTATGAACTGCATTACCTCCTTGCAACCACCAAAGTAAAAGAACTGATGAAGACAAAGGTCTTCACGATCACTCCGGATTCTCCGGTTGAAGAGGCTGCCATGCTTATGTATGACAACAGCATCGGTTCTCTTCCTGCCATCGAAAACAGCAGGGTTGCCGGCATCATATCCGACAGGGACATATTCCGGGTGCTGGTGGATATTACCGGCGTTAGGCACGGTGGCCATCGAATTGCGGTGATGGTTGATGACAGACCCGGTTCTGTGCGAGAGGTGGCAGACATCATCAGAAAATACGGCTTTAGTCTGCAGAGCATTCTTACTTCCTACGAAAAAGCAGCAAAGGGTTATCGGAACGTCGTTATCCGGTGCAGCGGAGAGGGCAAGTTCGGGGCGCTGAAATCAGAGCTCATGGGAACATTCAAGGGAGTGAAGATAGACAAGGGCTGA
- a CDS encoding ABC transporter ATP-binding protein, with amino-acid sequence MLEIRNIDVFYGDVQVIWDVSFEVKAGEIVALIGANGAGKSTTLKTISGIVRPRKGEVVFDEALIHKIEPYKLIEQGLALCPEARRLFVEMTVEENLDMGSLKGEAKKQRQKTKEMVFELFPRLGERRRQLAGTLSGGEQQMVAIGRGLMSLPKLLMFDEPSLGLAPILVREVFNVIKRIREAVTTVLIVEQNTKQTLSIADRAYVLETGRITLQGTGQALLNDEHVRKAYLGV; translated from the coding sequence GTGCTTGAGATAAGGAACATAGATGTTTTCTATGGCGATGTCCAGGTGATATGGGACGTTTCCTTTGAGGTAAAAGCTGGTGAGATCGTAGCACTGATCGGAGCAAACGGGGCAGGAAAATCAACAACCCTGAAGACGATCTCCGGAATAGTGAGGCCCAGAAAGGGTGAGGTAGTTTTTGACGAAGCCCTGATCCATAAAATCGAACCCTACAAACTGATAGAGCAGGGGTTAGCCCTCTGTCCTGAGGCAAGAAGACTTTTTGTTGAGATGACCGTGGAAGAAAACCTGGATATGGGTTCGCTAAAAGGCGAGGCAAAGAAACAGAGGCAGAAGACCAAGGAAATGGTATTTGAGCTCTTTCCAAGGCTCGGTGAGCGAAGAAGGCAGCTTGCCGGTACGTTGAGCGGCGGTGAACAGCAGATGGTTGCCATAGGAAGGGGCCTGATGTCTTTGCCGAAATTGCTGATGTTTGACGAACCATCGCTCGGGCTCGCTCCTATCCTTGTCCGAGAGGTCTTTAATGTCATCAAGCGGATACGGGAAGCAGTGACCACGGTCCTTATTGTTGAGCAGAACACAAAGCAGACACTTTCGATCGCTGACAGGGCATATGTACTCGAGACAGGCAGGATAACGCTTCAAGGCACAGGCCAGGCACTGCTTAATGATGAGCATGTAAGGAAAGCGTATCTGGGAGTTTAA